Proteins encoded together in one Miscanthus floridulus cultivar M001 chromosome 16, ASM1932011v1, whole genome shotgun sequence window:
- the LOC136513930 gene encoding uncharacterized protein, with protein MARSAPGPPPQDYAAAGSGHRASSSSSSPAASCVVAVLFLLLAAGGAAAALFVLFRPRAPAIAVTAVQLPAFSVANGTVAFTFQQLASVRNPNRSPLAHYDSSLHVAYAGGEVGSMYIPAGQIDGGRRQYMATSFTVPAFAVSVSAAAAAAQPTTISVPASGPSPHVTAALVQGPVMEVDSLLRVKGKVTVLKVFTHHVEAAKVCRIGVSPADGRVLGFRC; from the coding sequence GGGGCCGCCGCCGCAAGACTACGCGGCCGCGGGCTCCGGCCatcgcgcctcctcctcctcctcctcgcccgccGCGTCCTGCGTCGTGGcggtcctcttcctcctcctggccgccggcggcgcggcggcggcgctgttcGTGCTCTTCCGCCCGCGCGCGCCTGCCATCGCCGTGACGGCCGTGCAGCTGCCCGCCTTCTCCGTGGCCAACGGCACCGTGGCCTTCACCTTCCAGCAGCTGGCCTCCGTGCGCAACCCGAACCGGTCCCCGCTCGCGCACTACGACAGCTCCCTCCACGTCGCCTACGCCGGCGGCGAGGTCGGCTCCATGTACATCCCGGCCGGCCAGATTGACGGCGGCCGCAGGCAGTACATGGCCACCAGCTTCACCGTCCCCGCCTTCGCCGTCTcggtctccgccgccgccgccgcggcgcagcCGACCACCATCTCCGTCCCCGCGTCCGGCCCGTCCCCGCACGTCACTGCGGCTCTAGTGCAGGGGCCGGTGATGGAGGTGGACTCGCTGCTGCGGGTCAAGGGCAAGGTCACCGTTCTCAAGGTGTTCACCCACCACGTCGAGGCCGCCAAGGTGTGCCGCATTGGCGTCTCGCCGGCCGACGGCCGCGTGCTCGGCTTCCGGTGCTGA